CTGAGAGGGcttggggagggatgggggagggTGCCACCTTTTCGGTGACACCGTTTGGAAGGAATTGACGCCACCGAGGAGACATTTCTGACACTTctgacatttctgctcagaaagagcggtcaggcgttgggacgggttgcccggggaggtggtggggtccccgtccctgggggtgttcaaggagaggtcGGGCCCggggcttggggacagggtTCAGGGGGTGACACTGGTGACGGGGGGTGGCTGGAGCAGGCGACCctgcaggtcccttccagccccaacGCCTCCGTGCCCCCACAAACGGCGTCGCCCTGAGGGGGACatcgccgccgccccccccccccgccccgaggcCTCCCGGGGCCGGCACcgcccccgcccctcccgcAGGGGGCAGCCGAGACGCGCCGCCGGGCTAGAGCGCCCCCCTCGCCGCTGGGCGCCTCGCCCAATCGCAGcagccggcggggcggggcagGAAGCAGACGGACAGCCGTCTCAACCAATCGTAGCGCGGGAACCGCGCGGCCCCCCGGTGGGGCGGGGCGTCGCTGCCGGAAGCGGCCCGGTCCCTCAGCGTCGCTtccggtgccgccgccgccgccgccctgcgCGGGCTGTCGCGGCCGGTGAGtgcgggcgggggggcggcgccgcggggccggcggcgtCCGGGCCCTGAGCGCGGCCGGAGCCGTCCCGGAGCCGTCCCGGAGCCCCCGTGACCCCTCCCCGGTTctccccggtccccccccggTGCCGTCGGTCTCAGCCCCGGccaggcccggcccggcgccgTTGACTCCGCTCCGTTCCCTCCGCAGCGCGGCGGCACGAGGACGCCGAGGGACCCGCACCGGCCCCCAGGAGcttcgccgccgccgccgccgccatggcgTCCCGCaaagccgccgccgccgggccgggcacggggctggccgccgccgccggccgggaGAGAGCGCACCTGGAGCTGGCCGAGCTGGGGccgctgctggaggagaagggggagcagggagccgCCGGCCCGCCCAGCGTAAGCCGCCCTTCCCCGCGGGGGCCGCGCCGGGCGCCCACCGGGGACAGCCCCGGGCCCGCCGGGGCGTTTGCCCCTCGTCCCGTGAGCGGCTCGGAGGGCGCGGGGCGccgcggggggctgcggggggctgcgggggctgcgggggctgcggggagcttCGTCACCCGGAGGCTGCCCGGGCTGTGCCCCGGGGCGCCCAGGAGCTGCCCTCGCCCTTTGGTTCGGCGGCGCTTTGGGCTGGGAATCGCAGCCCCGAAATGCGGAGGGAAAGGGGGACGGAagggaccgggaccgggacgggatgggacgggCGGCGTGTCCCGGTGGGCGCCCGGCTCAGGGGCTCGGCGACCCGGCTGGGCCCGGGGGCTCTTGGTTGTAAGGATGAAAATCCCCGGCGGTAATCCCGCCTTTAAACAAGGATAAAGCGGGGATTAGTCCGCCTGAGGCGGCCGAGGCAGGGCGGCGCTGCGTAAGCAGCGGTGACCGGTGGGTCCTGCCCGACCCCTCGGGAGGGGACGAAGCCCCAGGTGCTTGCGGAAGGGACTCGCTGCTCTCCGCGCGCCCGCGGCAGGAGCGGTTCCCTCCCGGCGTTCCTCCCCCTAGGCCGAGGACCCGCCGTGCCCGGCGGCCcgcgaggaagaggaggaggtggttcGTGTGCTGACTCTGCCCCTGCAGGCTCACCACGCCATGGAGAAGATGGAAGAGTTTGTGTATAAGGTACGAGAGCTGCCGGGGACCCTggtgggcagctggggctgcccccagccccgttgGACCGGCAGCGACCTCGGGAGCATCCCCGGTGTCTCCGCCTGGGACCGGGATCACAAATTCTGTCGCTGGCTTTGCCGGATGCCTCCACCCCGCCCCGGGCAGAGCAGTGCCTGTGCTCGTGGTCACCGCGTTTCGGCGAGCGGCGGCAAACGGCTGAAGCTCGGCACGGTTCTGTGCCAGCCGGGCTCCCTTTTCCCTGAGCAGAACGGAAGGGAATTCCCcgctgcagagagcagccccCGCCTCGGGGCGCCGAAGGGTTAAAGGCAGGGGCGGGAACCGTCCCCAGCTCCCCCGGGGGGACGCGGGGAAGCGCGCTGCAGGATGTGGGCGGCGGAAGGGAGCCCACAGGGTGCCGGGTGTTGCAAAGGCCCAGCTTCCTCTCCCGGGGGGAGAGTGGCGGGGCCgtggcagccctggctgcaggggaggCTCGCTGGCTCGTTCCGCACGCGACTCGAGCTCCCGGGGTGAGTAAAGGCGACAAAGGTGCCCCGCGGGGCCGTGTCGGTACCAGCGCAGGTCGGTGTGTTGCAGGTGTGGGAAGGGCGCTGGCGCGTGATCCCCTACGACGTGCTGCCCGACTGGCTGAAGGACAACGATTACCTCCTGCACGGGCACCGGCCCCCGATGCCGTCCTTCCGAGCCTGCTTCAAGAGCATCTTCCGGATACACACCGAGACGGGCAACATCTGGACGCACCTCCTGGGTGactggggcagccctggggctgcgcGGAGCTTCCACGGGGCTGGAGCCGTGCTCGGCCCTAACGCCTGCGCCACGGGGTGGCTTTGGGGGGCCCGCTGGCGTGCAGGCCAGCCGCAGCGAGCCTTGGGGCTTGCTCCGCGTTCTCTCCGTGCCCGGGGCCTCCGGTTTAGGCTCACGTACCCCTGCCCGGTCCCGCGCACGCAGGCTGTGAGGTTTCCTGGAGCTCAGGGCGAAGGGAGGACGGGGCGCTCCCTTTCATCGGGGCCACGGCCTGAGCGTGGTGGCTTCGTCCGTGCTCGCCGGGGGCCGGCGACTGCATCGGGTGGCCTCCGGCTGCGGGAGGGGCTGGGCCCAGGTGCTCTGCGGAGGGGCCTGGCCTGCACGGGGACTCAGAGGTCCGAGGCCTTCGGGTTGTGTCTGGGCTGCCGCTGCTGCGTGGCGGCTCTGCCTGAGCTCTGCAAGCGAGCCGCTCTGCTCCTGGGACGGAGAAACGCGTCCTGGGCAGAACAACGTCCCCAAAACCTTTCCCCAGGAACCCAGGACGGGTCCGGGTTCTGCCTTGCCGAGCGCAGCCAGGCCCGCGATTCCCCCGGCTCTTTGCCGGACAAAGAGGGCGCAGCGTCTGTGAGGGAGGAACCCCCAGAACCGACTGAGTGCGGGAAGGGGGCCGGGCCTGCCCCGCGTCCCTTGTGGGGACCCCGTGTGGGGTGTTCCGGgtccccctgctgctgcctgacgTTCGGTGTGTTTCCCGCAGGTTTTGTGTTGTTCCTCTGCTTGGGGATCCTGACCATGCTGCGGCCCAACATGTATTTCATGGCTCCTCTCCAGGAGAAGGTGGTGTTCGGGATGTTCTTCCTCGGTGCGGTGCTGTGCCTCAGCTTCTCCTGGCTTTTCCACACTGTCTACTGTCACTCCGAGAAGGTCTCGCGGACTTTTTCAAAGTGAGTCAGCGCGAGCGGGGTCATGGGGTCTCGTGGGAGGTTTTCACTTCTCCCAGCGCTTCCCCTTGGGAAGGGCCGCGCTCCGAAAGGTTTTGGGGGAAGGGAGCGTTCACCGGATCCAGCGTGTGGGGTTCAGGAGCCGGATCCTGGATGGTCTGCCCTGGGCCTGAGCGCCTTCAATCTGGCAGCTCCTCGGGAACTGCGGTCTGCGAGGACAGGGCCCCTGGGGGCTGCGGCTCTCGGGGGACCCTGCGCCTCTGTGCCGCTCGGGGCAGCGAGGTGAGGGGTCCCGGTCTCAGCGGGCAGCCGTGGGGACCCAGCGGGTTTCGGTTTACTGCACGTTTTCAGAAACTTTCCGTTGGATCCAATTTGGACCGAAACCAAattgaaagaagcaaaacaaacacgGTTCCCGGCAGAGTGGAAACGCTGGGCGGTAGCCAGGGCTTCCCTCTGAGATCGGTGCTGctctgagagcagagctcacGTCAGCCCTCACGGcgcggggagggcagcagcaaggcTCCCAAACGAGGCCTCGCTCACGCAGGTCTGTCGAGGGCGTTGACTTGGGCATTTTCTTGCCGAGCTCCTTCGCACAAACGCCGGAGCTCCCGTGGGCTGGTGGCTCCAGGACAAACTGTGCTGCAGCGCCCCGCGCAGAAACGTCCCCGTGTAGCGGGGAAGGCCCTCGCACGGCTGCTGCGCTGCCGGGATAATGCGCGCGGAGGCGCTTTGGCGATCGAACGGTTCTTGGGTCGATAGATCGAAAGCACTTTGCAGGGGAGGGTAGCGGCGGAATCCATACAGCCAAGAGCTCGTGCCCGCTGCGTCCTGTCGCGGTGGCTGGAGCGCACGGCGTCTCCGGGCCCTTTCTGCCTCTCCAGCGAGCCGCTGTTCGTCCTTTGCGCTCCTGCCGGCTCTGCTCGCATCCCCAGAAGTCCCAggtccttcctcctgccccacgtTGCGCTGATGAGACTCGAACATCTCCTGTCTGGGCGCAGTTTCACCCCCGGGGCCTTGGCTGCCTCTCCGGCAGCGGTGGCTCCGTTTgggtgcaggcagaggctggggggCACCGGGTGCCAAGAGGAGGCGGGAGCGGGGCGGATTCTGGGGCTCACCGGTGTGTCTCTCATTGCTCCCCGGCTGCAGGTTGGATTATTCAGGAATTGCACTGCTGATCATGGGGAGCTTCGTCCCCTGGCTCTATTACTCGTTCTACTGCTCCCCGCAGCCAAGACTCATCTACCTCTCCATCGTCTGCGTCCTGGGCATCTCCGCCATCATCGTGGCTCAGTGGGACCGGTTTGCCACCCCCAAGCACCGGCAGACACGAGCAGGTAGGAGCGCTCTGTGCTCAtcccaagcccccagccccgggagGGAGCTCCGGGGAGGCGCTTTGGGCGGAAGCCGTTGTGTTGTGCTGCGGGCCCCGTGCT
The Cygnus atratus isolate AKBS03 ecotype Queensland, Australia chromosome 24, CAtr_DNAZoo_HiC_assembly, whole genome shotgun sequence DNA segment above includes these coding regions:
- the ADIPOR1 gene encoding adiponectin receptor protein 1, encoding MASRKAAAAGPGTGLAAAAGRERAHLELAELGPLLEEKGEQGAAGPPSAEDPPCPAAREEEEEVVRVLTLPLQAHHAMEKMEEFVYKVWEGRWRVIPYDVLPDWLKDNDYLLHGHRPPMPSFRACFKSIFRIHTETGNIWTHLLGFVLFLCLGILTMLRPNMYFMAPLQEKVVFGMFFLGAVLCLSFSWLFHTVYCHSEKVSRTFSKLDYSGIALLIMGSFVPWLYYSFYCSPQPRLIYLSIVCVLGISAIIVAQWDRFATPKHRQTRAGVFLGLGLSGVVPTMHFTIAEGFVKATTVGQMGWFFLMAVMYITGAGLYAARIPERFFPGKFDIWFQSHQIFHVLVVAAAFVHFYGVSNLQEFRYGLEGGCTDDSLL